The genomic DNA TGGGCGCTACCCCATCTATGGCACTGGCGGGGTTCAGGGATTTGCCCTGCGAAGCTTGTTCGACGGTCCGATCACAGTCGTCGGTCGCAAGGGAACGCTAGGCAATCCGCTCTTCTCTGCGAAACCATGCTGGGTGATCGATACGGCATATGGCGTCGTCGCCAAGGCGGAGGTCGATGCGAAGTGGCTGTTCTTCAACTTGGCAAGGTTTGATCTCGCATCCCTGAACGAGGCGACGGGCGTTCCGAGCATCAACCGAAACTATTTGTATCGCGTTGAGTTCTGGTCGCCCCATTACCGAGTTCAGCGTCGCATCGCCGACATTCTGACGACGGTTGACAACCAGATCGAGAAGACCGAGGCGTTGATCGCGAAGTATCAGTCCATCAAGCAGGGGCTGATGCACGACCTGTTTACCCGCGGCGTCGATGAGCATGGCCGCCTCCGCCCCACCCACGACGAGGCTCCGCAGCTGTACAAGGAATCGGAGGTCGGGTTCATCCCCGCTTCGTGGAGTGTTGCTGCGTTGGAGTCGCTCGTCGCGGCAGGCTCTTCCATCACATACGGCGTTGTTCAGCCTGGCGCGGAGGACGATCAAGGCGTGAGGTTTCTTCGAGGCGGCGATGTTTACGATGGAGAGATCGCGATCAGCGAGTTGCGGACGATCTCGAAGGCCATTTCGGCGACCTATAGGCGGACCCTGCTGCGAGGCGGCGAGTTGGTGATGTCATTGGTTGGTTATCCCGGTGAAGTGGCGGTCGTTCCAGTTGAACTGCGAGATGCCAACATTGCTCGCCAAGTCGCGCTCATTCGTCTCGATGAAGAAGTAGTTACGCCATTCGTCATGGAGTACTTGCTCTCGTCCATCGGCAAGACTCGCTTGTTCGAGAAGCAGAATGGGTCGGCGCAGCAGGTTATCAATCTCGCCGATCTGAAGTTTGTGCAAGTCACTTTACCGCTGCGCGACGAGCAGACCGCTATCGCCAACCACCTCAGGGCCGCCAGAGATCGCGTTAGCAGCGAGAAATCGCATCTTGCGAAACTACGCCGCATCAAGCTGGGACTGATGCAGGATCTGCTGACCGGGAAAGTACCTGTGAAACCGGAGCACAATGATCCGGGCAACGGCGTTACGTCCAATGGCTCGCCCAAAGCAGGCGTGAAGGCGCGAACGGAGGGCGTTCATGCCTGACCCGAGGAACGAGGGGCTGGGAGCATGACGGCCTCGAACGCCATCACGATCGCGAACGACCAGACGCTTGGGGCGCTGATCTCTTCTGCGCAGCAGAAGATCGTCTTCCTCGCCCCCGCTGCAACGAAGGTGGTTGCTGAGGCACTGGTTGCCGCGTGGCGGAGATTGGGGAGGGACAAGGTCTCGGTCATCCTCGATGTTGATCCCGAGGTCTACCGCCTTGGGTACGGCGACCCGGAAGCGCTCACGTTGCTGGAGGACGCCGGGCAGGAACTGCG from Phycisphaeraceae bacterium includes the following:
- a CDS encoding restriction endonuclease subunit S, which codes for MSAIERQRSSTSSSWSWAMRKSLRELAHVEYGASPSLVRDEDGRYPIYGTGGVQGFALRSLFDGPITVVGRKGTLGNPLFSAKPCWVIDTAYGVVAKAEVDAKWLFFNLARFDLASLNEATGVPSINRNYLYRVEFWSPHYRVQRRIADILTTVDNQIEKTEALIAKYQSIKQGLMHDLFTRGVDEHGRLRPTHDEAPQLYKESEVGFIPASWSVAALESLVAAGSSITYGVVQPGAEDDQGVRFLRGGDVYDGEIAISELRTISKAISATYRRTLLRGGELVMSLVGYPGEVAVVPVELRDANIARQVALIRLDEEVVTPFVMEYLLSSIGKTRLFEKQNGSAQQVINLADLKFVQVTLPLRDEQTAIANHLRAARDRVSSEKSHLAKLRRIKLGLMQDLLTGKVPVKPEHNDPGNGVTSNGSPKAGVKARTEGVHA